A genome region from Phaeobacter sp. A36a-5a includes the following:
- the rplV gene encoding 50S ribosomal protein L22, whose translation MGKAKNPRRVADNEAMAKLRMLRTSPQKLNLVAAMIRGKKVEKALTDLTFSNKRVAQDVKKCLQSAIANAENNHNLDVDELIVAEAYVGKNLTMKRGRPRARGRFGKILKPFSEITIKVRQVEEQA comes from the coding sequence ATGGGCAAGGCAAAAAATCCCCGCCGCGTGGCAGACAACGAAGCAATGGCAAAACTGCGCATGCTCCGTACCTCCCCGCAGAAACTGAACCTCGTCGCCGCTATGATCCGTGGCAAGAAAGTTGAGAAGGCTCTGACCGACCTGACTTTCTCCAACAAGCGGGTCGCACAGGACGTGAAGAAATGCCTTCAGTCCGCCATCGCGAACGCCGAGAACAACCATAACCTGGACGTCGATGAACTGATCGTTGCCGAGGCTTATGTGGGTAAGAACCTGACCATGAAACGCGGCCGTCCTCGTGCCCGTGGCCGGTTTGGCAAAATCCTCAAGCCGTTTTCGGAGATCACCATCAAGGTGCGTCAAGTTGAGGAGCAAGCCTAA
- the rpsC gene encoding 30S ribosomal protein S3: MGHKVNPVGMRLQVNRTWDSRWYADTKDYGDLLLEDLRIRDFIKEECKQAGIARVIIERPHKKCRVTIHTARPGVIIGKKGADIEVLRKKLASMTDSELHLNIVEVRKPELDAQLVGESIAQQLERRVSFRRAMKRAVQNAMRMGALGIRVNVAGRLGGAEIARTEWYREGRVPLHTLRADIDYAHSEAMTPYGIIGIKVWIFKGEIMEHDPQARDRKAQELQDGPAPRGAGGRR; the protein is encoded by the coding sequence ATGGGACATAAAGTCAATCCGGTCGGCATGCGCCTTCAGGTCAACCGCACCTGGGACAGCCGTTGGTACGCCGACACCAAAGACTATGGTGATCTGCTGCTGGAAGACCTGCGCATCCGTGATTTCATCAAGGAAGAGTGCAAGCAGGCAGGCATCGCCCGCGTGATCATCGAACGCCCCCACAAGAAGTGCCGTGTGACCATTCACACCGCACGTCCGGGCGTGATCATCGGTAAAAAAGGTGCTGACATCGAAGTGCTGCGCAAGAAGCTCGCCTCGATGACAGACTCGGAACTGCACCTCAACATCGTTGAAGTCCGCAAGCCCGAGCTCGACGCACAGCTGGTTGGCGAGTCCATCGCTCAGCAGCTGGAACGTCGTGTGTCCTTCCGTCGCGCGATGAAGCGTGCCGTGCAGAACGCCATGCGTATGGGCGCCCTGGGTATCCGGGTGAACGTTGCAGGTCGTCTGGGTGGTGCTGAAATCGCACGGACCGAATGGTACCGTGAAGGTCGTGTGCCGCTGCACACGCTGCGCGCCGACATCGATTACGCTCACTCCGAAGCCATGACCCCGTACGGGATCATCGGGATCAAAGTCTGGATCTTCAAAGGCGAGATCATGGAACACGATCCTCAGGCGCGTGACCGTAAAGCACAGGAACTCCAGGACGGTCCGGCACCTCGCGGTGCAGGCGGTCGTCGCTAA
- the rplP gene encoding 50S ribosomal protein L16 produces MLQPKRTKFRKMHKGRISGEAKGGSDLNFGTYGLKATTPERVTARQIEAARRAMTRHMKRQGRVWIRIFPDTPVTSKPVEVRMGKGKGSVDYWACKVKPGRVMFEIDGVNDDIAREALRLAAMKLPVKTRVVVREDW; encoded by the coding sequence ATGCTTCAACCAAAGCGTACTAAATTCCGCAAAATGCACAAAGGCCGGATTTCCGGCGAAGCAAAAGGCGGTTCGGACCTGAACTTCGGCACCTATGGCCTGAAGGCAACCACTCCTGAGCGTGTTACCGCGCGTCAGATTGAGGCTGCCCGTCGTGCTATGACCCGCCACATGAAGCGTCAGGGTCGTGTCTGGATCCGCATCTTCCCGGATACCCCGGTTACCTCCAAGCCCGTCGAAGTTCGTATGGGTAAAGGTAAGGGCTCGGTGGATTACTGGGCTTGCAAAGTGAAGCCCGGTCGCGTGATGTTCGAGATCGACGGCGTCAATGACGACATCGCACGCGAGGCCCTGCGCCTGGCCGCGATGAAGCTGCCGGTCAAGACCCGCGTCGTGGTTCGCGAAGACTGGTAA
- a CDS encoding DM13 domain-containing protein, producing the protein MRWILRLLSHGIALAFGFALGIYMLPILTAPQSPDAATLSESAKGARFTGSFSRDLAGSDFLHWGTGSISLSPQQITHMGELAPGPDYKLYLTAEFVEDEAGFEAIKAASARIGDVKMFDGLILPIPEGINIEDYTTVVIWCEAFGEFITAAKYR; encoded by the coding sequence ATGCGCTGGATATTGAGACTGCTGAGCCATGGGATCGCGCTGGCGTTCGGATTTGCTTTGGGAATCTACATGTTGCCGATCCTGACCGCGCCGCAGAGCCCGGATGCCGCAACCCTGAGCGAAAGCGCCAAGGGAGCACGCTTTACCGGCAGTTTCAGCCGCGATCTGGCCGGCAGCGATTTCCTGCATTGGGGCACCGGCAGCATCAGCCTGTCGCCGCAGCAGATCACCCATATGGGCGAGCTGGCACCGGGACCGGACTACAAACTCTACCTGACGGCAGAGTTTGTTGAGGATGAGGCCGGGTTCGAGGCGATCAAGGCCGCGTCGGCACGGATTGGCGATGTGAAGATGTTCGACGGGCTGATCCTGCCCATCCCCGAAGGGATCAACATCGAGGATTACACCACCGTGGTGATCTGGTGTGAGGCCTTCGGAGAGTTCATCACCGCCGCAAAATATCGCTAG
- a CDS encoding TIGR02466 family protein → MAQIDSLFVTRLYRAALSEHGPKVDAGELENSCFVIAQDDEAGQDWCEENGYPGYTSYASLTDLPWRFPIFADLVKSLDLHVAAFAKDLQLDLDGRALVLEDLWINILPEGGTHASHIHPHSVISGTTYVSMPEGASALKLEDPRHAMMMAHPPRMKDCRQELKTFVYQSPAVGDVLLWESFIRHEVPMNMAEDERVSVSFNYRWE, encoded by the coding sequence ATGGCACAGATAGATTCCCTCTTTGTAACCCGTCTCTACCGCGCAGCCCTGTCCGAACACGGACCAAAGGTTGATGCCGGTGAACTTGAAAACTCCTGCTTCGTGATCGCTCAGGATGATGAAGCCGGTCAGGATTGGTGCGAGGAGAACGGCTATCCCGGCTATACCTCCTATGCCTCGCTGACCGATCTGCCGTGGCGCTTCCCGATTTTTGCCGATCTGGTGAAGTCGCTTGATCTTCATGTCGCGGCCTTTGCCAAGGATCTGCAACTGGATCTGGACGGGCGTGCGTTGGTTCTGGAGGATCTCTGGATCAACATCCTGCCCGAGGGCGGCACCCACGCCAGCCACATCCACCCTCATTCGGTGATCTCCGGCACGACCTATGTGTCGATGCCCGAAGGCGCGAGCGCGCTGAAGCTGGAGGACCCGCGCCACGCCATGATGATGGCGCATCCCCCGCGCATGAAGGACTGCCGTCAGGAGCTGAAGACATTTGTCTATCAGTCGCCCGCAGTGGGCGATGTGCTGCTGTGGGAAAGTTTCATCCGCCACGAGGTGCCGATGAACATGGCCGAAGACGAGCGCGTTTCGGTGAGCTTTAACTACCGCTGGGAGTGA
- the rpmC gene encoding 50S ribosomal protein L29 yields the protein MNANDLREKTVDELRDTLASLKKESFNLRFQQATGQLESTAGIKAARRNAARVKTILNEKAAAAAE from the coding sequence ATGAACGCCAATGATCTGCGCGAGAAAACCGTGGATGAACTCCGCGATACCCTCGCATCCCTGAAAAAAGAGAGCTTCAACCTGCGTTTTCAGCAGGCAACCGGTCAGCTGGAATCGACCGCAGGCATCAAGGCGGCCCGCCGCAATGCTGCACGCGTCAAAACCATCCTGAACGAAAAAGCTGCTGCTGCAGCTGAATAA
- the rpsQ gene encoding 30S ribosomal protein S17, with amino-acid sequence MPKRILQGVVTSDANAQTVTVSVERRFTHPVLKKTIRKSKKYRAHDEKNAFKVGDSVRIIECAPKSKTKRWEVLEA; translated from the coding sequence ATGCCCAAACGTATCCTGCAAGGCGTTGTGACCTCCGACGCTAACGCACAGACCGTCACCGTTTCCGTTGAGCGCCGCTTTACGCATCCGGTTCTGAAGAAAACCATCCGTAAGTCCAAGAAGTACCGGGCTCACGATGAAAAGAACGCTTTCAAGGTCGGCGATTCCGTACGCATCATCGAGTGCGCGCCGAAATCGAAAACGAAACGCTGGGAAGTTCTGGAAGCCTAA
- the rplN gene encoding 50S ribosomal protein L14, producing the protein MIQMQTNLDVADNSGARRVQCIKVLGGSKRKYASVGDIIVVSVKEAIPRGRVKKGDVRKAVVVRTAKEVRREDGTAIRFDRNAAVILNNNNEPVGTRIFGPVVRELRAKNFMKIISLAPEVL; encoded by the coding sequence ATGATCCAGATGCAAACAAACCTGGATGTTGCTGACAACTCCGGCGCTCGCCGAGTTCAGTGCATCAAGGTTCTGGGTGGTTCCAAGCGTAAGTACGCATCCGTTGGCGACATCATTGTCGTCTCGGTCAAGGAAGCCATCCCGCGCGGCCGCGTGAAAAAAGGGGACGTCCGCAAGGCCGTCGTCGTACGCACCGCCAAAGAGGTCCGTCGTGAAGACGGTACCGCAATCCGTTTTGACCGCAATGCAGCTGTCATCCTGAACAACAACAACGAGCCCGTAGGTACCCGTATCTTTGGCCCGGTTGTTCGTGAGCTGCGCGCGAAAAACTTCATGAAGATCATCTCGCTCGCTCCGGAGGTGCTGTAA
- the rplX gene encoding 50S ribosomal protein L24, giving the protein MAAKLRKGDKVVVLAGKDKGKEGTIASVDPKAGKAIVDGVNMAIRHTRQTQSDQGGRLPKALPIQLSNLALLDANGKATRVGFRMEGDKKVRFAKTTGDVIDA; this is encoded by the coding sequence ATGGCTGCTAAACTCCGCAAAGGCGACAAGGTCGTCGTGCTGGCCGGCAAGGACAAGGGCAAAGAAGGCACCATCGCCTCCGTTGACCCCAAAGCCGGCAAAGCCATCGTTGACGGTGTGAACATGGCAATCCGCCACACACGTCAGACCCAGTCTGACCAGGGTGGCCGTCTGCCCAAGGCACTGCCCATCCAGCTGTCGAACCTGGCCCTGCTGGACGCAAACGGCAAAGCAACCCGCGTTGGCTTCCGTATGGAAGGTGACAAGAAAGTGCGCTTCGCCAAAACCACGGGGGACGTGATTGATGCTTGA
- the rplE gene encoding 50S ribosomal protein L5 — MLDNATYTPRLKALYKETIRGALKEEFGYKNDMMIPKLDKIVLNIGCGRAAVKDSKKAKSAQADLTAIAGQKALTTVAKNSIAGFRVREGMPMGAKVTLRGDRMYEFLDRLTTIAMPRIRDFRGVSGTSFDGRGNYAMGLKEHMVFPEIDFDKIDEAWGMDIVIATTANTDAEAKALLKAFNMPFNS, encoded by the coding sequence ATGCTTGATAACGCAACCTATACCCCGCGTCTGAAAGCTCTCTACAAGGAAACCATCCGTGGCGCCCTGAAAGAAGAGTTCGGCTACAAGAACGACATGATGATCCCCAAGCTGGACAAAATCGTTCTGAACATCGGCTGCGGCCGTGCTGCCGTCAAAGACAGCAAGAAAGCCAAGTCTGCTCAGGCTGATCTGACCGCAATCGCGGGCCAGAAGGCACTGACCACAGTGGCAAAGAACTCCATCGCCGGCTTCCGCGTTCGCGAAGGCATGCCGATGGGCGCAAAGGTGACTCTGCGCGGCGACCGGATGTACGAATTCCTCGACCGTCTGACCACCATCGCGATGCCCCGTATCCGCGACTTCCGCGGCGTGTCGGGCACGTCTTTTGACGGCCGTGGCAACTATGCCATGGGTCTGAAAGAGCACATGGTCTTCCCTGAGATCGACTTCGACAAGATCGACGAAGCTTGGGGTATGGACATCGTGATTGCCACCACCGCGAATACCGACGCGGAAGCAAAGGCGCTGTTGAAAGCTTTCAACATGCCCTTCAATAGCTAA
- the rpsN gene encoding 30S ribosomal protein S14: protein MAKKSMIEREKKRERLVAKYAAKRAELKEIANDESRPMEERFKARLDLAKLPRNSSATRLHNRCQLTGRPHAYYRKLKISRIALRELGSNGQIPGMVKSSW, encoded by the coding sequence ATGGCTAAGAAAAGCATGATCGAACGCGAGAAGAAGCGCGAACGCCTGGTGGCAAAATACGCCGCAAAGCGTGCCGAGCTGAAAGAAATCGCAAACGACGAATCTCGCCCGATGGAAGAGCGCTTCAAGGCGCGCCTCGACCTGGCGAAACTGCCGCGTAACTCGTCGGCAACCCGTCTGCACAACCGCTGCCAGCTGACCGGCCGTCCTCACGCTTACTACCGTAAGCTGAAGATCAGCCGTATCGCACTGCGGGAACTGGGCTCGAATGGCCAGATCCCCGGCATGGTGAAATCGAGCTGGTAA
- the rpsH gene encoding 30S ribosomal protein S8 — translation MNDPIGDMLTRIRNSQMRGKSTVMTPASKLRAWVLDVLKQEGYIRGYESATDAKGHPALEISLKYFDGEPVIRELKRVSKPGRRVYMGVNDIPSVRQGLGVSIVSTPKGVMSDASARAANVGGEVLCTVF, via the coding sequence ATGAACGATCCTATCGGCGATATGCTCACCCGTATCCGTAACTCGCAAATGCGCGGCAAATCCACTGTCATGACACCGGCTTCCAAGCTGCGTGCATGGGTTCTGGATGTGCTGAAGCAAGAGGGTTACATCCGCGGTTATGAGTCTGCGACTGATGCAAAGGGCCACCCGGCTCTGGAAATCAGCCTGAAATACTTCGATGGCGAACCTGTCATTCGTGAACTGAAGCGGGTCTCCAAACCCGGTCGTCGCGTTTACATGGGCGTCAATGACATTCCGTCGGTCCGTCAGGGCCTGGGTGTGTCGATTGTCTCCACCCCCAAGGGTGTGATGTCGGACGCAAGCGCACGCGCAGCCAACGTTGGCGGCGAAGTGCTCTGCACCGTCTTCTAA
- the rplF gene encoding 50S ribosomal protein L6, with the protein MSRIGKKPVELPSGVTASVSGQTIEVKGPKGARSFTATDDVTLTVDDNVIKVDPRGKSKRARQQWGMSRTMVANLVAGVTTGFKKELEIQGVGYRAQMQGNTLKLNLGYSHDVDFTAPEGVTITAPKQTEIVVEGNDQQLVGEVAAKIRDWRRPEPYKGKGIRYKGEFIFRKEGKKK; encoded by the coding sequence ATGTCCCGTATTGGTAAAAAACCGGTCGAACTTCCCAGCGGCGTAACTGCTTCTGTGTCCGGCCAGACCATCGAAGTCAAAGGCCCGAAAGGCGCCCGCAGCTTCACCGCGACCGACGACGTCACCCTGACTGTTGATGACAATGTCATCAAAGTGGATCCCCGCGGCAAATCCAAGCGCGCGCGCCAGCAGTGGGGCATGTCCCGCACCATGGTCGCGAACCTGGTTGCAGGCGTGACCACCGGCTTCAAAAAAGAGCTGGAGATCCAGGGTGTGGGTTACCGGGCTCAGATGCAGGGCAACACCCTGAAGCTGAACCTGGGCTACAGCCACGACGTTGATTTCACTGCCCCGGAAGGTGTCACCATCACCGCGCCGAAGCAGACCGAAATCGTTGTCGAAGGTAATGATCAACAACTCGTTGGCGAAGTTGCGGCCAAAATCCGCGACTGGCGTCGTCCCGAGCCCTACAAGGGCAAAGGCATTCGCTACAAAGGCGAGTTTATCTTCCGCAAGGAAGGCAAGAAGAAGTAA
- the rplR gene encoding 50S ribosomal protein L18: protein MANSKRTLFLKRRLRVRNKLRKVNAGRPRLSVHRSNKNISVQLIDDVRGVTLASASTLEKDLGHVGKNNVEAATKVGSVIAERAKAAGVTEAYFDRGGFLFHGKVKALADAAREGGLKI from the coding sequence ATGGCAAACAGCAAACGTACCCTGTTTCTGAAGCGCCGGCTGCGCGTCCGGAACAAGCTTCGCAAGGTCAACGCAGGCCGTCCGCGCCTGTCCGTACACCGTTCGAACAAGAACATCTCTGTTCAGCTGATCGACGACGTACGCGGTGTGACCCTCGCTTCGGCATCGACCCTGGAAAAAGACCTGGGTCACGTTGGCAAGAACAACGTCGAAGCAGCTACCAAAGTGGGTTCGGTTATCGCCGAGCGCGCCAAGGCGGCTGGCGTCACCGAGGCCTATTTCGATCGTGGCGGCTTCCTGTTTCACGGCAAGGTGAAGGCTCTGGCCGACGCTGCGCGTGAAGGCGGCCTGAAGATCTAA
- the rpsE gene encoding 30S ribosomal protein S5, giving the protein MAERENRRGRGRREEETPEFADRLVAINRVSKTVKGGKRFGFAALVVVGDQKGRVGFGKGKAKEVPEAIRKATEQAKRQMIRVQLKEGRTLHHDMHGRHGAGKVVMRTAPEGTGIIAGGPMRAVFEMLGVKDVVSKSIGSQNPYNMIRATIDGLKKEQSPRSVAQRRGKKVADILPKRDEAPAAEAEA; this is encoded by the coding sequence ATGGCAGAACGTGAAAATCGCCGTGGCCGTGGCCGCCGCGAAGAAGAAACCCCGGAATTCGCCGACCGTCTGGTCGCGATCAACCGGGTGTCGAAAACCGTAAAAGGTGGTAAGCGCTTCGGCTTCGCCGCTCTGGTGGTTGTTGGCGATCAGAAAGGCCGCGTCGGCTTTGGTAAAGGTAAAGCGAAAGAGGTCCCCGAGGCCATTCGTAAAGCCACCGAGCAGGCCAAGCGTCAGATGATCCGCGTGCAGCTGAAAGAAGGCCGCACCCTGCATCACGACATGCACGGCCGTCACGGCGCAGGCAAAGTTGTCATGCGCACCGCACCGGAAGGTACCGGTATCATCGCAGGTGGTCCGATGCGTGCCGTCTTCGAAATGCTCGGCGTCAAAGACGTTGTTTCGAAGTCGATCGGTTCGCAGAACCCCTACAACATGATCCGCGCCACCATCGACGGTCTGAAAAAAGAGCAGTCGCCCCGTTCGGTTGCTCAGCGTCGTGGCAAAAAAGTCGCCGACATCCTGCCCAAGCGGGATGAAGCCCCTGCTGCTGAAGCAGAAGCGTAA
- the rpmD gene encoding 50S ribosomal protein L30, protein MAKTIVVKQIGSPIRRPADQRATLVGLGLNKMHKTRELEDTPSVRGMVNKIPHLVEIIEERD, encoded by the coding sequence ATGGCAAAAACCATCGTCGTTAAGCAGATCGGTTCCCCGATCCGCCGCCCCGCAGACCAGCGCGCAACCCTCGTTGGCCTGGGCCTGAACAAGATGCACAAGACCCGCGAACTGGAAGATACCCCTTCCGTACGTGGTATGGTCAACAAGATCCCGCATCTGGTTGAGATCATCGAAGAGCGCGACTAA
- a CDS encoding DUF1127 domain-containing protein — protein MAHVINTTDTGFNLAARLRGFAEEVKDSWARRAEYKRTFAELDGLSNRDLADIGVRRCDIPQIAHAQAYGQ, from the coding sequence ATGGCACATGTCATCAACACCACCGACACCGGCTTTAACCTCGCAGCGCGCCTGCGTGGCTTCGCAGAAGAGGTCAAGGACAGCTGGGCCCGTCGCGCCGAGTACAAACGCACCTTCGCCGAGCTGGACGGCCTGTCCAACCGCGACCTGGCGGACATCGGCGTGCGCCGCTGCGACATTCCGCAAATCGCCCACGCGCAGGCCTACGGCCAGTAA
- the rplO gene encoding 50S ribosomal protein L15 — MKLNELRDNPGAAKKRTRVARGPGSGKGKMGGRGIKGQKSRSGVSINGYEGGQMPLYQRLPKRGFNKPNRKSYAVVNLGLIQKFIDEGKLEAGSITEDTLISSGLVRRKLDGIRVLAKGDFTAKATIAVTGASKAAVDAVAKAGGALTVANTAAAE, encoded by the coding sequence ATGAAACTCAATGAACTGCGCGACAATCCAGGCGCCGCCAAGAAACGCACCCGCGTTGCACGTGGTCCGGGTTCCGGCAAAGGTAAAATGGGTGGCCGTGGTATCAAAGGTCAGAAATCCCGTTCGGGTGTTTCGATCAATGGCTACGAAGGCGGCCAGATGCCCCTCTACCAGCGTCTGCCCAAGCGCGGCTTCAACAAGCCGAACCGCAAGTCCTACGCTGTTGTGAACCTGGGCCTGATCCAGAAATTCATCGACGAAGGCAAGCTGGAAGCCGGTTCCATCACCGAAGACACCCTGATCTCGTCGGGTCTGGTACGTCGCAAGCTGGACGGTATCCGCGTTCTGGCAAAGGGTGACTTCACCGCCAAGGCAACCATCGCTGTGACCGGCGCCTCAAAGGCCGCCGTAGACGCAGTCGCAAAGGCCGGTGGCGCCCTGACCGTGGCAAACACTGCCGCAGCTGAGTAA
- the secY gene encoding preprotein translocase subunit SecY has product MVSAAEQMAANTSWAALGKATDLRNRILFTLGLLIVYRLGTYIPVPGIDADALRQFMTSAGQGIGGMVSMFTGGALGRMGIFALGIMPYISASIIVQLLTSMVPALEQLKKEGEQGRKKINQYTRYGTVLLATAQAYGLAVSLESGDLATDPGLYFRLACMITLVGGTMFLMWLGEQITQRGIGNGISLIIFVGIIAEVPAAIAQFLASGRSGAISPAVIIAVIVMMIAIIMFVVFMERALRKIHIQYPRRQVGMKVYDGGSSHLPVKVNPAGVIPAIFASSLLLLPVTISTFSAGSTSGPIMSWLLANFGPGQPLYLLFFVGMIVFFAYFYTFNVSFKPDEVATNLKNQNGFVPGIRPGKKTAEYLEYVVNRVLVLGSAYLAAVCLLPEILRGQLAIPVYFGGTSVLIVVSVVMDTIQQAQSHLLAHQYEGLIEKSQLRGRNKKRTRRGPARR; this is encoded by the coding sequence ATGGTATCAGCAGCAGAACAAATGGCGGCGAACACCAGCTGGGCCGCTCTTGGCAAAGCCACGGATCTGCGCAACCGTATCCTGTTTACGCTCGGGCTTTTGATTGTCTATCGCCTGGGCACCTATATTCCCGTTCCGGGGATTGATGCGGATGCACTGCGCCAGTTCATGACCTCGGCAGGGCAGGGCATCGGGGGCATGGTGTCCATGTTCACCGGCGGCGCGCTTGGCCGTATGGGCATCTTTGCACTTGGCATCATGCCCTATATTTCGGCGTCGATCATTGTGCAGCTGCTGACCTCGATGGTCCCGGCGCTCGAACAGCTCAAGAAAGAGGGCGAGCAGGGCCGCAAGAAAATCAACCAATACACCCGCTACGGCACCGTGCTTCTGGCGACAGCGCAGGCCTATGGCCTGGCGGTCTCGCTCGAATCGGGGGATCTGGCGACCGATCCGGGGCTCTATTTCCGCCTCGCCTGCATGATCACCCTGGTGGGTGGCACCATGTTCCTGATGTGGCTGGGCGAGCAGATCACCCAGCGCGGCATCGGCAATGGTATCTCCCTGATCATCTTCGTTGGCATCATCGCCGAAGTGCCCGCCGCGATTGCCCAGTTCCTGGCCTCCGGCCGCTCCGGCGCGATCAGCCCGGCGGTGATCATCGCGGTGATCGTGATGATGATCGCCATTATCATGTTCGTGGTGTTCATGGAGCGCGCCCTGCGCAAGATCCATATCCAGTACCCGCGCCGTCAGGTCGGCATGAAGGTCTATGACGGTGGCTCCAGCCACCTGCCGGTCAAGGTGAACCCCGCAGGCGTGATCCCGGCGATCTTTGCGTCCTCGCTGCTGCTGCTGCCGGTGACCATCTCGACCTTCTCCGCAGGCAGCACCTCCGGCCCGATCATGTCCTGGCTGCTGGCCAACTTCGGCCCCGGTCAGCCGCTCTACCTGCTGTTCTTTGTCGGTATGATCGTGTTCTTCGCCTATTTCTACACCTTCAACGTGTCCTTCAAACCCGATGAGGTCGCGACCAACCTGAAGAATCAGAACGGCTTTGTTCCCGGTATCCGTCCCGGCAAGAAAACCGCCGAATACCTCGAATATGTGGTCAATCGCGTGCTGGTTCTGGGTTCGGCCTATCTCGCGGCTGTCTGTCTGCTGCCGGAAATCCTGCGTGGTCAGCTTGCAATCCCGGTTTACTTTGGCGGCACCTCCGTGTTGATTGTGGTTTCTGTTGTGATGGACACCATTCAACAGGCACAAAGCCACCTGCTTGCGCACCAATACGAAGGTCTCATTGAAAAGAGCCAGCTGCGCGGCCGCAATAAGAAACGGACACGACGGGGACCTGCACGCCGATGA
- a CDS encoding adenylate kinase, translating into MSNIILLGPPGAGKGTQARYLVESRNMVQLSTGDMLRDAQASGSEMGKRVAAVIARGELVTDRIVIGLIREKIEEGAEGGFIFDGFPRTLAQADALAELLSETGQKLDAVIEMQVDDAALVARITGRSTCGDCGEVYHDETKPWPADGKCANCGGTSQKRRPDDNEESLRTRLMEYYKKTSPLIGYYYAKGNLQRLDGLASIEEVRKNLGWIMGD; encoded by the coding sequence ATGAGCAATATTATCCTTCTGGGCCCGCCCGGCGCGGGCAAGGGAACACAAGCACGCTACCTGGTTGAATCGCGCAATATGGTTCAGCTCAGCACCGGCGACATGCTGCGCGATGCGCAGGCGTCGGGCAGCGAAATGGGCAAGCGGGTTGCCGCTGTGATTGCCCGCGGCGAGCTGGTGACTGACCGTATCGTGATTGGGCTCATTCGAGAAAAGATCGAAGAAGGAGCCGAGGGCGGCTTTATCTTCGACGGTTTCCCGCGGACGTTGGCGCAGGCGGATGCACTGGCCGAACTGCTGAGCGAAACCGGCCAGAAGCTGGACGCGGTGATCGAGATGCAGGTGGATGACGCCGCGCTGGTTGCCCGCATCACCGGTCGTTCGACCTGTGGCGATTGCGGTGAAGTCTATCACGACGAGACCAAGCCCTGGCCTGCCGATGGCAAATGCGCCAACTGCGGCGGCACCTCGCAGAAACGTCGCCCCGACGACAACGAGGAAAGCCTGCGCACCCGGCTGATGGAATACTACAAGAAGACCTCGCCGCTGATCGGCTACTACTACGCCAAGGGCAACCTTCAGCGTCTCGACGGTCTGGCCTCCATCGAAGAGGTTCGCAAGAATCTTGGCTGGATCATGGGCGACTGA
- the rpsM gene encoding 30S ribosomal protein S13, whose protein sequence is MARIAGVNIPTAKRVPIALTYITGIGTTSAQAICEAVGIDATRRVNELSDAEVLAVREHIDANYTVEGDLRREVQMNIKRLMDLGCYRGLRHRRNLPVRGQRTHTNARTRKGPAKAIAGKKK, encoded by the coding sequence GTGGCACGTATTGCCGGCGTAAACATCCCGACTGCAAAGCGGGTACCTATCGCCCTTACCTATATCACCGGCATTGGCACGACCTCTGCTCAAGCCATCTGCGAAGCCGTAGGCATCGACGCAACCCGTCGTGTGAACGAGCTGTCCGACGCTGAAGTTCTGGCCGTGCGTGAGCACATCGACGCCAACTACACCGTCGAAGGCGACCTGCGCCGTGAAGTTCAGATGAACATCAAGCGTCTGATGGATCTGGGCTGCTATCGCGGTCTGCGCCATCGTCGTAACCTGCCCGTTCGCGGTCAGCGTACCCACACCAACGCTCGTACTCGCAAAGGCCCCGCAAAGGCCATTGCTGGTAAGAAGAAATAA